The Deinococcus aquaticus genomic interval TCATCAACCCCGGCGGGTACGTGGGGGACTCGACCCGCCGGGAGATCGCGTACGCGCAGCAGACCGGGAAACCCGTCCGCGGCCTCGAACCGCTGACATTGTGACTGGATTCAGGCGAGCAGGCTGACCGCCGGGTGCCGCACCGCGTTCACGCGCAGGGTCAGGCGGTCGTCGGGCGTGGCGGTGGGGCGGGCGACCTCGCGCAGCACGTATGCCGGGTCGCCGCGCAGGTCCAGGGTCCGCAGGATCGCCGCGAGGTTCAGCATGATCAGGCCCTCGGCCATGCCGCTGCCCGCGCAGATGTGCGTGCCCAGTCCGTACGGCGCGAACGCGCCGGGGCGGCGGTGCTCCATGCGGCCCGGCGCGAAGCGTTCCGGGTCGAAGCGGTCGGCGTCCGTGAAGCACCCGTCCAGTCCGTGCGGGACGGTCGTACCGATGATCACCCGCCGACCCTGCGGCACCGTGACGCCCGCGAATTCGAAGTCCTGCGTGACCGTGCGGGTCATGGCGGGCGCGATCGGGTGCAGGCGCAGGCACTCCATCACGAAGCGGTGCAGGTGCGGCAGCCCCCCCAGGGTGTCCATGCTGGGCGGCCCGTCCTGGAAGGCGGTGTCGGCCTCCGCGACCAGAGCGGGGACCAGTTCCGGGTGCCGCCCGACGCGGTACAGCACGAACGCCAGGGTGTTCGCGGCAGTGTCCATGCCCGCGATGAACGCCCCCATGGTTGCCATGCGCAGGTCCATGTCCGACCAGAACGCCGGGTCGGCGGCCTGCGCGGCCAGCAGGTCATCGATCAGGTCCGGTGCCCGGCCCGCCTGCTCCGGTGGGACGCGGCGGTGCTCCTCGATCAGTGCCTCCACCATGCCCAGGGACCGCGCCCGCGCCCGCCGGAAGCCCGGCAACTGCTCGACCAGCGGCGGGCGCTGCCGGGTCACGCGGACCATCAGGGTGTTCTGCACGAAGCTCAGCAGGTCGTTCAGGTACGGGCGGGCCGTGCCGTTCACGACCACCCGCGCCAGCTGCTCGGTGATCACCGCCTTGCACCAGTGCGCCACCTGTAGGTCATCCCCGGCGCGCAGCGGCACGAGGTCCTCGGCCGTCACAGACAGCGCGCGGCGCAGGTTCGCGCCCAGGTACGAGCGGGCGTACGTGCGCGACTCGGTCCGGCGGAAGGTGCGGTGCTCCGGGCCGTCCACGCTGATCATGGAGCGCTGCACCCCGAACGCCTGATCGTTCGGCCGCCACGCCTCCAGGGAACGCAGGTGGCGGTGTCCTTCCTTCACGGTCCACACGTTCGCTTCTGGCCCGGCCAGCACCGTGTACGTCTGCCCCAGTCCCGTCACGTTGAACACCGGGCCGTGCTCGCGGTACGCGGCCGTCAGGAAGGCGCGCAGGCGGTGTGGGTACAGCTGCGTGATGCTGCCGATCACGGGCGGCCCGGACACGGTGGGAATGACGCGCGGGGAGGTCGGGTACGGGGCGTTCGTCATGCCCCACGGTACACGCCCGCAACCAGACTGACAAAGCCCCGCCTGCCGTCGGGCGGGGCGGGGCTGAGTCCAGAAGGAGGGCTTCGGCTTACGCCTGACCGTACATGACGGCGCGCTTGACTTCCTCAATCAGCTGCGTGATGGGGATGTCGCGCGGGCACGCCTCGGTGCAGTTGTACGCGGTGCGGCAACGCCACACGCCCGTGTTCTGGTTCATGATGCCCAGGCGCTGCTGCGTGGCCTCGTCACGGGTGTCGAAGATGAAGCGGTGCGCCTGCACGATCGCAGCCGGGCCGAGGTACGAGCCGTTCACCCAGAAGATCGGGCAGGAGGTCGTGCAGCAAGCGCACAGGATGCAGTTGCTGGAGTGCGCCATGCGCTCGGCCTCTTCCTCGGACTGGATGCGCTCGGCGGCGGGGGCCGGGGACTCGTTGATAAAGTACGGCATGATCGCCTTGTACGAGTCGAAGAACGGCTCCATGTCCACCAGCAGGTCCTTCTCGACCTTCAGGCCACGGATGGGTTCAACCGTGATGGTGCCGCCGCTCTTGGCCACGTCGCGCACCAGGGTCTTGCAGGCGAGGCGGTTACGGCCGTTGATCAGCATGGCGTCGCTGCCGCAGATGCCGTGCATGCACGAGCGGCGGAAGGTCAGGCTGGGCTCCATGTACCACTTGATGTGGTTGATGACGTCCAGTACGCGGTCGCTGGCCTGGGCTTCCACGTCGTAGGTGGTCCAGTGCGCCTTCTTGTCCTTTTCGGGGTCGAAGCGCAGGACCTTCACTTTCAGTTGCATCATCGGCACGCTCGCAGAGACGGGCGCGGCGCTGGTCGGTGCGTGGGTCTGGGTCATTGAAGTTCCTTCCGGGCGGCGCCTTCCTGCACACCGCCCGAGTGGGTAGGGGTTTGGGTCAGTACACGCGGGGCTTGGGTTCGAACGCCCGCGTGAAGCCCTTGAGCGACACGGGCTTGTACCCGATCTGCACCTGACCCTCGCGGTTCAGGTCCTTGTACGCCATGGTGTGCTTCAGCCAGTTCTCGTCGTCGCGGGTCGTGAAGTCCTCGCGGTCGTGCGCGCCGCGCGACTCGGTGCGGTTCAGGGCACTGGCGGTCATGGCCTCGGCGCAGTCGAGCATGAAGCCCAGTTCCATCGCCTCGATCAGCTCGCTGTTGTAGCGGCGGCTGGGGTCGCTGACGCCCACGTTCGCGTAACGCGCCTTGAGCTCCTGCACGATCCCCACCTGTTTTTCCATGTCGGGGCCGTTGCGGAAGATCCCGACGTTGTTCATCATGGATTCCTGCAGTTCCTTGCGGATCGAGGCGGCGTTGTCCTTGCCGTTGCTGCTACGCAGGCGGTCGAACAGGTCCACGCTCTCGCGCTCGGGGTTCTCGGGCATGTCCGGGAATTCCACCTGACGTGCGTACTGCGCGGCGTAGATCCCGGCGCGGCGGCCGAACACCACGAGGTCCCCGAGGCTGTTGGTGCCCAGGCGGTTCGCGCCGTGCAGGCTCACGCAGGCCTGCTCACCGGCCGCGTACAGGCCCTCCACGCTGCCGCCGTTCCCGTCACTCAGGCACAGGCCGTTCAGGTCAGTGGGAATGCCGCCCATCGCGTAGTGCGCCGTCGGCTGGATCGGTACGAGATCCTTGACCGGGTCCATGCCCAGGTACGTGCGCGCCAGGTCGGTAATCTCGGCCAGTTTGCCCTCGATCACCTCGCGCGGCAGGTGCGTCAGGTCGATGTTCACGGCGTCCTTGTCGCGGCCCACGCCCCGGCCCTCGCGGATCTCGGTGATGATGCTGCGCGACACGATGTCACGCGGCGCGAGGTCCTTGATGGTCGGCGCGTACCGCTCCATGAAGCGCTCGCCGCTGTCGTTACGCAGAATGCCGCCCTCACCACGGATGCCTTCCGTGACCAAGATGCCCAGCTTCGCCAGACCCGTCGGGTGGAACTGGTAGAACTCCATGTCCTCAAGGGGCAGGCCCTTGCGGTAGTAGATGCTCATCAGGTCACCCGTCAGGGTCAGCGCGTTACTGGTGATCTTGAACGCCCGGCCGTACCCGCCCGCCGCCAGAATCACGGCCTTCGCGTGGAAGGTGTGCAGCTCGCCGGTGCTCAGCTCGTACGCCACCACACCGCGGCAACGGCCGTCCTCGATCAGCAGGTCCGTCACGTGGAACTCGTTGTAGAACGTCGTTCCGGCCTTCACGTTCTGTTGGTACAGGGTCTGAAGGATCATGTGACCCGTGCGGTCCTTCGCGTAGCAGGAACGCTCCACGGCCGCCTTCCCGAAATCACGGGTGTGACCACCGAACTTACGCTGCGCGATCTTCCCGTCCGGCGTGCGCGAGAACGGCAGACCCATGTGCTCCAGCTCGTACACGGCGTCAATGATGTCCTTGGCGAACACCTCGGCGGCGTCCTGATCGGTCAGGTAATCGCCGCCCTTGACCGTGTCGAACATGTGCCATTCCCAGTGATCTTCCTGCACGTTCCCCAGCGCCGCGCCAATCCCGCCCTGCGCAGCGCCCGTATGAGAACGCGTCGGGTACAGTTTGCTGATGCAGGCCACGGACACGTTGCCCTTCGCCGCGTACAGCGCCGCCATCAGGCCCGCACCGCCCGCACCCACAACCAGAACGTCATAACGATGATGCATAGTTATCCTTTACCACCTGCCAATTCTGGACGCAGGCTCAGATTGAGAACAGGCCAATAGTTCCAAAAGCGAACAGCAGCGCGATGACGGTGTAGAACACACCCTTCACCCACGCCCGGTTCGGACGGGACCGCACGTAATCCTCAATGGAGTACCGCGCGCCGTTCGCACCGTGCATCAGCGACAGCGCCAGGATCAACCAGTCATAGAACTTCCAGGCGGGATTCGCGAGTTTCCCCACCACCGCGTCGAACGTGGCGTCCGACTCGCTGACCTGAATGAACGTCATGTAGATGTGCCCCAGAATCAGGAACACCAGGATCAACCCACTGATCCGCATGAAGATCCACCAGTTCAGCTCCGCATTACTGTGCGACTGCTGCCGCGCATCCGTGAACGTCCGGGCACGAATCATCAGTACCCCCCCACCAGACGCGGGTACAGCGTCCACGCCGAGTACAGGAACGCCGCCACGCTGATCAGCAGCACCCCGTACCACATCTGCCGCTGGTACGCCACGCCAAAGCCCGTGAAGTCCATCACGATGATCCGCAGCCCGTTGAACGCGTGATACACCACGCCCGCCGTCACGAACAGCAACCCGATCCGGAACGGCCACAGATCATACGTCTCGTGAATCACCATGTAAAACCGCTCACCAAAAATGAACGACCCGATGCTGAACACATGCAGCAACAGGTAAGCCAGAATTGCCAGCCCGGACAGGCGGTGAAGCAGGAATGCCCACTGCCCCTCTCTTCCTCGGTACATTCTCCCAGTCCTCCTCGACGTCTAAACCTCTTCGCGCAGGCCCCGACACGCCACCACACATTAGGGCGAAGCGTTATGCCGCGTGGGTGACCATTCACACCACTCTTTCAGACAGCGCAGTTTAACACCCACCTGCCAGACCGCGCGCCCCGCGGCCCGACGCACCGAACACCCGATGTCACCGCGTGAGGTGCAGCCCCCATCCCCCACGCGCTACCCTGACACCCATGACCGCCCCCACCCCCAAAGACCCCCAGGCAGAAGCCGAATTCACCCGTAAAATGGTCCTCGGCATCCTCGGCACCCTCGAACAGAAAGGCCTGCTCAGCAAACACGAAGTCGACAGCATCATCCGCGCCGCCCGCCAGGCCGCCTACCCCACCCCACCCCGCCGCACCCCCGGCCCCGCCGCGCCCGGCACCCAGTGGGTCAAACCCGGCCAGCCACACCAGCCCATGGACCGCACCACCCCCGTCGCCATCCCCAACGTCCAGCGCGCCACCCCCACAGGCACCCCAGAGAACGACCAACCGAAAGAAGAAACGCCCAAAGCCGAAGCGCCGCCCGTCATCGACTTTGACCTGCAGTAACGGGCGACCTCGCTACGTACCTACAGATACGTACCAAGAGTTTCCACGGGGCAGAGAACAGCGATCAGAACGAAGGCCCAGGAGGCAGGGGCTTGAAATTCCCCGGTCTCATGGGCCTTGATGCGAAGTGACTATGCCTCGCACGCCCAGCCTACCGCACAGCATCATCACCGCCCAGCTGAACCGAATCACCAGCCTCAGCGGTCTCGTCCCCTACAGCACCTTGCGCAAAAGCGCCATCTGCTGGGAGATGGCGCGGAGCTCCTACGCATCGACGGAAGACCTCCAGCGCCGAGCCAGGAACGCGCCTTCCGGCGCGTTCCTGGCCTTCGATTTCGTCATGGTGCCCCACGCTGGACGGACGATGGAAGGCGTCAACTACCACTACAGCGGCCAGGCCCAGACCCGTCTGGGCCATCAGTTCACCTCCGCTGCCCTGGTCAGGTTCGGTGAAGATCCGGTTCCGTTGCTGGAGCGCTTCAAGGTCTCCCAGGCCCTTGAGACGACCTGTTATCCGTACCGCACCGCCACGCAGGAAATGATCCACGTCGTCCATGATTGCCTCGCAGCGGGCGTCCCCATGGCGGGTCTCTTCCTGGA includes:
- a CDS encoding cytochrome P450 translates to MTNAPYPTSPRVIPTVSGPPVIGSITQLYPHRLRAFLTAAYREHGPVFNVTGLGQTYTVLAGPEANVWTVKEGHRHLRSLEAWRPNDQAFGVQRSMISVDGPEHRTFRRTESRTYARSYLGANLRRALSVTAEDLVPLRAGDDLQVAHWCKAVITEQLARVVVNGTARPYLNDLLSFVQNTLMVRVTRQRPPLVEQLPGFRRARARSLGMVEALIEEHRRVPPEQAGRAPDLIDDLLAAQAADPAFWSDMDLRMATMGAFIAGMDTAANTLAFVLYRVGRHPELVPALVAEADTAFQDGPPSMDTLGGLPHLHRFVMECLRLHPIAPAMTRTVTQDFEFAGVTVPQGRRVIIGTTVPHGLDGCFTDADRFDPERFAPGRMEHRRPGAFAPYGLGTHICAGSGMAEGLIMLNLAAILRTLDLRGDPAYVLREVARPTATPDDRLTLRVNAVRHPAVSLLA
- a CDS encoding succinate dehydrogenase iron-sulfur subunit, which translates into the protein MTQTHAPTSAAPVSASVPMMQLKVKVLRFDPEKDKKAHWTTYDVEAQASDRVLDVINHIKWYMEPSLTFRRSCMHGICGSDAMLINGRNRLACKTLVRDVAKSGGTITVEPIRGLKVEKDLLVDMEPFFDSYKAIMPYFINESPAPAAERIQSEEEAERMAHSSNCILCACCTTSCPIFWVNGSYLGPAAIVQAHRFIFDTRDEATQQRLGIMNQNTGVWRCRTAYNCTEACPRDIPITQLIEEVKRAVMYGQA
- the sdhA gene encoding succinate dehydrogenase flavoprotein subunit — its product is MHHRYDVLVVGAGGAGLMAALYAAKGNVSVACISKLYPTRSHTGAAQGGIGAALGNVQEDHWEWHMFDTVKGGDYLTDQDAAEVFAKDIIDAVYELEHMGLPFSRTPDGKIAQRKFGGHTRDFGKAAVERSCYAKDRTGHMILQTLYQQNVKAGTTFYNEFHVTDLLIEDGRCRGVVAYELSTGELHTFHAKAVILAAGGYGRAFKITSNALTLTGDLMSIYYRKGLPLEDMEFYQFHPTGLAKLGILVTEGIRGEGGILRNDSGERFMERYAPTIKDLAPRDIVSRSIITEIREGRGVGRDKDAVNIDLTHLPREVIEGKLAEITDLARTYLGMDPVKDLVPIQPTAHYAMGGIPTDLNGLCLSDGNGGSVEGLYAAGEQACVSLHGANRLGTNSLGDLVVFGRRAGIYAAQYARQVEFPDMPENPERESVDLFDRLRSSNGKDNAASIRKELQESMMNNVGIFRNGPDMEKQVGIVQELKARYANVGVSDPSRRYNSELIEAMELGFMLDCAEAMTASALNRTESRGAHDREDFTTRDDENWLKHTMAYKDLNREGQVQIGYKPVSLKGFTRAFEPKPRVY
- a CDS encoding succinate dehydrogenase hydrophobic membrane anchor subunit, which produces MIRARTFTDARQQSHSNAELNWWIFMRISGLILVFLILGHIYMTFIQVSESDATFDAVVGKLANPAWKFYDWLILALSLMHGANGARYSIEDYVRSRPNRAWVKGVFYTVIALLFAFGTIGLFSI
- the sdhC gene encoding succinate dehydrogenase, cytochrome b556 subunit, which gives rise to MYRGREGQWAFLLHRLSGLAILAYLLLHVFSIGSFIFGERFYMVIHETYDLWPFRIGLLFVTAGVVYHAFNGLRIIVMDFTGFGVAYQRQMWYGVLLISVAAFLYSAWTLYPRLVGGY